From a single Micromonospora carbonacea genomic region:
- the tal gene encoding transaldolase, with translation MTDRLSELTAAGVAVWLDDLSRVRLSSGGLDQLRREQHVAGVTTNPTIFAKALADADTYDGQLRDLATRGVEVEEAVRMLTTYDVRWACDVMRPSYDGSQGVDGRVSIEVDPRLAHETEKTVAEAKALWWLVDRPNLYIKIPATEAGLPAITATLAEGISVNVTLIFGLDRYSQVMEAFLAGLEQAKANGHDLSKIGSVASFFVSRVDSEVDKRLEKIGSEQAKALRGKAAVANAQLAYERYSEVFSSDRWQALADAGAHPQRPLWASTSTKNPDYRDVIYVEELIAPGTVNTMPESVIHAYADHGETRGDTVTGAYDAARQVFTDLGSVGVDMSDVIGVLEREGVEKFEASWQELLDGVRKSLAAAGQGTGRPGQAAQGNADKAQQVGGNA, from the coding sequence ATGACGGACAGGCTCAGCGAACTCACCGCCGCCGGGGTGGCGGTCTGGCTCGACGACCTCTCCCGGGTGCGGCTGAGCTCCGGCGGGCTGGACCAGCTCCGCCGGGAGCAGCACGTGGCCGGGGTGACCACCAACCCGACGATCTTCGCGAAGGCGCTCGCCGACGCCGACACCTACGACGGGCAGCTGCGCGACCTCGCCACCCGTGGGGTGGAGGTGGAGGAGGCGGTGCGCATGCTCACCACGTACGACGTGCGGTGGGCGTGCGACGTGATGCGCCCGTCGTACGACGGCAGCCAGGGCGTCGACGGCCGGGTCTCCATCGAGGTGGACCCGCGGCTGGCGCACGAGACGGAGAAGACGGTCGCCGAGGCCAAGGCCCTGTGGTGGCTGGTCGACCGGCCCAACCTCTACATCAAGATCCCGGCCACCGAGGCGGGCCTGCCGGCGATCACCGCGACCCTGGCCGAGGGGATCAGCGTCAACGTCACGCTGATCTTCGGCCTGGACCGCTACTCGCAGGTGATGGAGGCGTTCCTCGCCGGCCTGGAGCAGGCGAAGGCCAACGGCCACGACCTGTCGAAGATCGGCTCGGTGGCGTCGTTCTTCGTCTCCCGGGTCGACAGCGAGGTCGACAAGCGGCTGGAGAAGATCGGCTCCGAGCAGGCGAAGGCGCTGCGCGGCAAGGCCGCCGTGGCCAACGCCCAGCTCGCCTACGAGCGCTACAGCGAGGTGTTCTCCTCCGACCGGTGGCAGGCCCTCGCCGACGCCGGGGCGCACCCGCAGCGCCCGCTGTGGGCGTCCACCTCGACGAAGAACCCGGACTACCGGGACGTCATCTACGTCGAGGAGCTGATCGCCCCCGGCACGGTCAACACGATGCCGGAGTCGGTGATCCACGCGTACGCCGACCACGGCGAGACGCGCGGGGACACCGTCACCGGCGCGTACGACGCGGCCCGCCAGGTCTTCACCGACCTGGGGTCGGTCGGCGTCGACATGTCCGACGTGATCGGCGTCCTGGAGCGCGAGGGCGTGGAGAAGTTCGAGGCGAGCTGGCAGGAGCTGCTCGACGGGGTGCGCAAGTCGCTCGCCGCGGCGGGCCAGGGCACCGGGCGGCCCGGCCAGGCCGCCCAGGGCAACGCGGACAAGGCACAGCAGGTGGGTGGCAACGCGTGA
- the tkt gene encoding transketolase — MAANRPEQPALNWSDLDRRAVDLVRVLAMDAVEKSGNGHPGTAMSLAPAAYLLFNRVMRHNPADPNWPGRDRFVLSAGHSSLTLYIQLFLSGYPLSLDDLKSLRQWGSLTPGHPEHGHTPGVETTTGPLGQGLGNAVGMAMAARRERGLFDPETEPGASVFDHDVWCIASDGDIEEGITHEASALAGHQQLGNLCVIYDDNEISIEDDTRIAKSEDVAARYEAYGWHVQTVDWRAGDADQGDYHEDVEALHRALLAARAETGRPSFVALRTIIGWPAPNKKNTGKIHGSALGASEVAATKELLGFDPAQSFQVDEDVLGHARRVLERGAAAQQEWERTYAGWAEANPERKALWDRMAQRALPEGWTEALPTFPADAKGVATRAASGKVLEALAPVLPELWGGSADLAESNNTTMKGEPSFVPAVHATKDFPGHEYGRTLHFGIREHAMGAILNGIALHGGTRPYGGTFLVFSDYMRPSVRLAALMKLPVVYVWTHDSIGLGEDGPTHQPVEHLTALRAIPGLDVVRPADANETAWAWRQALEHTDRPTALALSRQALPTLDRSTLAGAEGVVKGGYVLAEASGGKPQVIIIGTGSEVQLCLTARERLEADGTPTRVVSMPCQEWFYEQDEAYRESVLPRGVKARVSVEAGIAMSWRGIVGDTGESVSIEHYGASAPHTVLFEQFGFTPDRIVAAAHAALTRVGDITGFTTGN, encoded by the coding sequence GTGGCTGCCAACCGACCTGAGCAACCCGCACTCAACTGGTCCGACCTCGACCGCCGGGCCGTGGACCTCGTCCGCGTGCTGGCCATGGACGCCGTGGAGAAGTCCGGCAACGGTCACCCGGGCACCGCGATGAGCCTCGCGCCCGCGGCCTACCTGCTGTTCAACCGCGTGATGCGGCACAACCCGGCCGACCCGAACTGGCCGGGCCGGGACAGGTTCGTGCTCTCCGCCGGCCACTCCAGCCTGACCCTCTACATCCAGCTCTTCCTCTCCGGCTACCCGCTCTCCCTGGACGACCTCAAGTCGCTGCGGCAGTGGGGCTCGCTCACCCCGGGCCACCCCGAGCACGGGCACACCCCGGGCGTGGAGACCACCACCGGCCCGCTCGGCCAGGGCCTCGGCAACGCGGTCGGCATGGCCATGGCGGCCCGCCGCGAGCGCGGCCTGTTCGACCCGGAGACCGAGCCGGGCGCGTCGGTCTTCGACCACGACGTGTGGTGCATCGCCTCCGACGGCGACATCGAGGAGGGCATCACCCACGAGGCCAGCGCCCTCGCCGGGCACCAGCAGCTCGGCAACCTCTGCGTGATCTACGACGACAACGAGATCTCGATCGAGGACGACACCCGCATCGCCAAGAGCGAGGACGTCGCGGCCCGCTACGAGGCGTACGGCTGGCACGTGCAGACCGTCGACTGGCGCGCCGGCGACGCCGACCAGGGCGACTACCACGAGGACGTCGAGGCGCTGCACCGGGCGCTGCTGGCGGCGAGGGCCGAGACCGGCCGACCCTCCTTCGTCGCGCTGCGCACCATCATCGGCTGGCCCGCGCCCAACAAGAAGAACACCGGCAAGATCCACGGCTCGGCGCTCGGCGCGAGCGAGGTGGCCGCCACCAAGGAGCTGCTCGGCTTCGACCCGGCGCAGAGCTTCCAGGTCGACGAGGACGTCCTCGGGCACGCCCGCCGGGTCCTGGAGCGCGGCGCGGCGGCGCAGCAGGAGTGGGAGCGGACGTACGCGGGCTGGGCCGAGGCCAACCCGGAGCGCAAGGCGCTGTGGGACCGGATGGCGCAGCGGGCGCTGCCGGAGGGCTGGACCGAGGCGCTGCCGACGTTCCCGGCCGACGCCAAGGGCGTGGCCACCCGGGCCGCGTCCGGCAAGGTGCTGGAGGCCCTCGCCCCGGTGCTGCCGGAGCTGTGGGGCGGCTCGGCCGACCTGGCCGAGAGCAACAACACCACCATGAAGGGCGAGCCGTCGTTCGTCCCGGCGGTGCACGCCACCAAGGACTTCCCGGGCCACGAGTACGGCCGCACGCTGCACTTCGGCATCCGCGAGCACGCGATGGGCGCGATCCTCAACGGCATCGCCCTGCACGGCGGCACCCGCCCGTACGGCGGCACGTTCCTGGTGTTCAGCGACTACATGCGCCCGTCGGTGCGGCTCGCCGCGCTGATGAAGCTGCCGGTGGTCTACGTCTGGACGCACGACTCGATCGGCCTCGGCGAGGACGGCCCGACCCACCAGCCGGTGGAGCACCTGACCGCGCTGCGCGCCATCCCCGGCCTGGACGTGGTCCGCCCGGCCGACGCCAACGAGACCGCGTGGGCGTGGCGGCAGGCCCTGGAGCACACCGACCGGCCGACCGCGCTGGCGCTGAGCCGGCAGGCCCTGCCGACGCTGGACCGGTCGACCCTGGCCGGCGCCGAGGGCGTCGTCAAGGGCGGCTACGTGCTGGCCGAGGCGTCGGGCGGCAAGCCGCAGGTGATCATCATCGGCACCGGCTCGGAGGTGCAGCTCTGCCTCACCGCCCGGGAGCGGCTGGAGGCCGACGGCACCCCCACCCGGGTGGTGTCGATGCCGTGCCAGGAGTGGTTCTACGAGCAGGACGAGGCGTACCGCGAGTCGGTCCTGCCGCGCGGGGTCAAGGCCCGGGTGAGCGTGGAGGCGGGCATCGCGATGTCGTGGCGCGGCATCGTCGGCGACACCGGCGAGAGCGTCAGCATCGAGCACTACGGCGCGAGCGCCCCGCACACGGTGCTCTTCGAGCAGTTCGGCTTCACCCCCGACCGGATCGTGGCCGCCGCGCACGCGGCGCTCACCCGGGTGGGCGACATCACCGGTTTCACGACCGGCAACTGA
- a CDS encoding heme o synthase, translated as MSTITERPVSNSAGQPPVRTVPGAPVAPRRDVRAVVSAYVSLTKPRIVELLLVTTVPAMMLAEGGLPSLWLMAVVLVGGSLAAGAASVLNCYIDRDIDQLMRRTKRRPLPTHTVSPRSALVFGLALAVVSVTLMAVFTNLLAAGLTLAAIAYYDLVYTLWLKRTTPQNTFWGGACGAAPVLIGWAAVTGSLAPAAWALFAVVFFWQMPHFYPLAMKYKADYARAGIPMLPVVASARRVNAEIIGFAWLTLLSSLAVWPLGMSAIYGVTALLSGGVFVYEAHRLCRQVASGGAVRPMRLFHWSYVYLTILFAAVAVDALV; from the coding sequence GTGAGCACGATCACCGAGCGCCCCGTCAGCAACTCTGCCGGGCAGCCGCCGGTGCGCACGGTGCCAGGCGCCCCGGTGGCGCCCCGGCGGGACGTCCGGGCGGTGGTCTCGGCGTACGTCTCGCTGACCAAGCCGCGCATCGTCGAGCTGCTGCTGGTGACCACCGTCCCGGCGATGATGCTCGCCGAGGGCGGGCTGCCGTCGCTGTGGCTGATGGCGGTGGTCCTGGTGGGCGGCTCGCTCGCCGCCGGTGCGGCCAGCGTCCTCAACTGCTACATCGACCGGGACATCGACCAGCTCATGCGGCGCACCAAGCGGCGTCCGCTGCCGACGCACACGGTGTCGCCGCGCAGCGCGCTGGTCTTCGGCCTGGCGCTCGCGGTGGTCTCGGTGACGCTGATGGCGGTGTTCACCAACCTGCTGGCCGCCGGGCTGACCCTGGCCGCGATCGCCTACTACGACCTGGTCTACACGCTGTGGCTGAAGCGGACCACGCCGCAGAACACCTTCTGGGGCGGCGCGTGCGGGGCCGCGCCGGTGCTGATCGGCTGGGCCGCGGTGACCGGCTCGCTGGCCCCGGCGGCGTGGGCGCTGTTCGCGGTGGTCTTCTTCTGGCAGATGCCGCACTTCTATCCGCTCGCGATGAAGTACAAGGCCGACTACGCCCGCGCCGGCATCCCGATGCTGCCGGTGGTGGCCTCGGCCCGCCGGGTCAACGCCGAGATCATCGGCTTCGCCTGGCTGACGCTGCTCTCCTCGCTGGCCGTCTGGCCGCTGGGGATGAGCGCGATCTACGGCGTGACCGCGCTGCTGTCGGGCGGGGTCTTCGTCTACGAGGCGCACCGGCTGTGCCGGCAGGTGGCCTCCGGTGGCGCGGTCCGGCCGATGCGGCTGTTCCACTGGTCGTACGTCTACCTCACCATCCTGTTCGCTGCCGTCGCCGTCGACGCGCTCGTCTGA
- a CDS encoding ATP-grasp domain-containing protein produces MTDHHQSTRGEPRVAIVTCADLPDLEPDDRLLLAPLAARGIAATVAAWDDPAADWAAYDLVVLRSPWDYALRRDEFVAWADTVPRLVNPADVVRWNTDKRYLDELAAAHVPTVPTGWVAPGEPWTPPATGEHVIKPAVSAGSQDTGRYDLADPEHRELALAHLRRLSDAGRVAMVQPYLTAVDTAGETALLFLAGPDGLAFSHAIRKGPMLTGPDLGPDGLYKAEEITPRTATPAQLAVAERVLAAVPGGTRRLLYARVDLIPGPDGAPVLVELELTEPSLFLGHADGAPERLADAVVTHLARLPRPR; encoded by the coding sequence TTGACCGACCACCACCAGTCGACCCGGGGGGAACCCCGGGTCGCCATCGTCACCTGCGCCGACCTGCCCGACCTGGAGCCCGACGACCGGCTGCTGCTGGCCCCCCTGGCCGCCCGGGGGATCGCGGCCACCGTCGCCGCCTGGGACGACCCGGCGGCCGACTGGGCCGCGTACGACCTGGTCGTGCTCCGCTCGCCGTGGGACTACGCGCTGCGCCGCGACGAGTTCGTGGCCTGGGCCGACACCGTGCCCCGGCTGGTCAACCCCGCCGACGTGGTGCGCTGGAACACCGACAAGCGCTACCTCGACGAGCTGGCGGCGGCCCACGTGCCCACGGTGCCGACGGGCTGGGTGGCCCCGGGGGAGCCGTGGACGCCCCCCGCCACCGGCGAGCACGTGATCAAGCCGGCGGTCAGCGCCGGCAGCCAGGACACCGGCCGCTACGACCTCGCCGACCCGGAGCACCGCGAGCTGGCCCTGGCCCACCTGCGCCGCCTGTCGGACGCGGGCCGGGTCGCCATGGTCCAGCCGTACCTGACCGCGGTGGACACCGCCGGGGAGACGGCCCTGCTGTTCCTCGCCGGCCCCGACGGGCTCGCCTTCAGCCACGCGATCCGCAAGGGTCCGATGCTCACCGGCCCCGACCTCGGCCCCGACGGGCTCTACAAGGCCGAGGAGATCACCCCCCGCACGGCCACCCCCGCGCAGCTCGCCGTCGCCGAGCGGGTGCTCGCGGCGGTCCCCGGCGGCACGCGGCGGCTGCTCTACGCCCGGGTGGACCTGATCCCCGGCCCGGACGGCGCGCCCGTCCTGGTCGAGCTGGAGCTGACCGAGCCGTCGCTGTTCCTCGGGCACGCCGACGGGGCCCCCGAGCGGCTCGCCGACGCCGTCGTCACCCACCTCGCCCGCCTGCCCCGTCCCCGCTAG
- a CDS encoding COX15/CtaA family protein, with amino-acid sequence MRRIRSVKRSVRFPVSATLLRRLALASIIANVAIVVTGGAVRLTASGLGCPTWPRCTDASYTTTQEMGVHGVIEFGNRLLTFAVGLIALAVVVGVLLHGARRRELLPLAVAVLFGIPLQAVIGGITVLTNLNPWVVGLHFLASMVVIAAAYALWRRVGEPDGPATPTVPGPLRALALVTTVVSAAVLVIGTWVTGSGPHAGDHGAARNGLDPEAISQVHADGVFLLVGLSVALVFAFRAVGARRAERAAVVLVAVELGQGVIGFVQYFTHLPAVLVGAHMLGSCLVLLATLAVQWSTRERRPVQADRAAATPPAEVPVPVGA; translated from the coding sequence GTGCGTAGGATTCGCTCCGTGAAGCGATCCGTCCGGTTCCCGGTCTCCGCCACCCTGCTGCGCCGCCTCGCGCTCGCCTCGATCATTGCGAACGTGGCCATCGTGGTCACCGGCGGGGCGGTCCGGCTGACCGCCTCCGGCCTCGGCTGCCCCACCTGGCCCCGGTGCACCGACGCGTCGTACACGACGACCCAGGAGATGGGCGTGCACGGGGTGATCGAGTTCGGCAACCGGCTGCTCACCTTCGCCGTGGGCCTCATCGCCCTCGCCGTGGTGGTGGGGGTGCTGCTGCACGGGGCGCGGCGGCGGGAGCTGCTGCCGCTCGCGGTGGCGGTGCTGTTCGGCATCCCGTTGCAGGCGGTGATCGGCGGGATCACCGTGCTGACCAACCTCAACCCGTGGGTGGTGGGGCTGCACTTCCTCGCCTCGATGGTGGTGATCGCGGCCGCGTACGCGCTCTGGCGGCGCGTCGGCGAGCCGGACGGCCCCGCGACGCCCACCGTGCCGGGGCCGCTGCGGGCGCTGGCGCTGGTCACCACCGTCGTCAGCGCCGCGGTGCTGGTGATCGGCACCTGGGTCACCGGCAGCGGCCCGCACGCGGGCGACCACGGCGCGGCCCGCAACGGCCTCGACCCGGAGGCGATCTCGCAGGTGCACGCCGACGGGGTGTTCCTGCTGGTCGGGCTGTCGGTGGCGCTGGTCTTCGCGTTCCGCGCGGTCGGCGCGCGCCGGGCGGAACGCGCCGCCGTCGTGCTGGTCGCCGTGGAGCTGGGGCAGGGCGTGATCGGCTTCGTGCAGTACTTCACCCACCTGCCCGCCGTGCTGGTCGGCGCGCACATGCTCGGCTCGTGCCTGGTCCTGCTGGCCACCCTCGCCGTGCAGTGGTCGACCCGGGAGCGCCGCCCGGTCCAGGCGGACCGGGCGGCCGCGACGCCGCCGGCCGAGGTTCCCGTCCCGGTCGGCGCCTGA
- a CDS encoding helix-turn-helix transcriptional regulator: protein MKNAAALSGQQPAAGPVAGASASARPESAPPASGSPGSAAADLSTRDRVTQLLLERGATTAGQLGSALGLSPAAIRRHLDAMLADGDVLAREQAVRGSRGRGRPAKVFVLTDAARGRCGTHHYDNIATAALRWISRNGGSTAVEAFAAEQVAALEDRCRAAMEDAGDDPLARAEALAGALTAEGYAANASTIASGGQLCQHHCPVAHVAAEFPQLCEAETAVISRLVGTHVQRLATIAHGDGVCTTHIPAQSRNTVTTVRTDR from the coding sequence GTGAAAAACGCGGCGGCGCTCTCCGGGCAGCAGCCGGCGGCCGGCCCGGTCGCCGGTGCGTCCGCGTCCGCCCGCCCGGAGTCTGCTCCGCCCGCGTCCGGTTCGCCCGGTTCCGCCGCGGCCGACCTGTCGACCCGGGACCGGGTCACCCAGCTCCTGCTGGAGCGCGGGGCGACCACCGCCGGGCAGCTCGGCTCGGCGCTGGGCCTGAGCCCGGCCGCGATCCGCCGGCACCTCGACGCGATGCTCGCCGACGGCGACGTGCTCGCCCGCGAGCAGGCCGTCCGGGGCAGCCGGGGGCGGGGCCGCCCGGCGAAGGTCTTCGTGCTGACCGACGCGGCCCGGGGCCGCTGCGGCACCCACCACTACGACAACATCGCCACCGCCGCGCTGCGCTGGATCTCCCGCAACGGCGGCTCGACCGCGGTGGAGGCGTTCGCCGCCGAGCAGGTCGCCGCCCTGGAGGACCGCTGCCGCGCCGCCATGGAGGACGCCGGCGACGATCCCCTGGCGCGGGCCGAGGCGCTCGCCGGGGCGCTGACCGCCGAGGGCTACGCTGCCAACGCGTCCACGATCGCCTCCGGCGGCCAGCTCTGCCAGCACCACTGCCCGGTGGCGCACGTGGCCGCCGAGTTCCCCCAGCTGTGCGAGGCCGAGACGGCGGTCATCTCCCGTCTGGTCGGCACCCACGTGCAGCGCCTCGCCACCATCGCGCACGGCGACGGGGTGTGCACCACGCACATCCCCGCGCAGTCCCGTAACACCGTCACCACTGTGAGGACAGATAGATGA
- the sufB gene encoding Fe-S cluster assembly protein SufB produces the protein MTEQIVQPLTQEEQLAALGRYEYGWADPDVAGAAAQRGLSEVVVRDISAKKNEPAWMLDLRLKGLRLFGRKPMPAWGADLTGIDFDNIKYFVRSTEKQATSWEDLPEDIKNTYDRLGIPEAEKQRLVAGVAAQYESEVVYHKIREDLEEQGVVFLDTDTALKEHEDIFKEYFGTVIPVGDNKFAALNTSVWSGGSFIYVPKGVHVEIPLQAYFRINTENMGQFERTLIIVDEGAYVHYVEGCTAPLYSSDSLHSAVVEIIVKKNARCRYTTIQNWSNNVYNLVTKRAVCHEGATMEWVDGNIGSKVTMKYPAVYMTGEHAKGEVLSVAMAGEGQHQDAGAKMVHAAPHTSSTIVSKSIARGGGRTSYRGLVQVLEGSHSSRSTVKCDALLVDTISRSDTYPYVDIREDDVSMGHEATVSKISDDQLFYLMSRGLSEDEAMAMIVRGFIEPIAKELPMEYALELNRLIELQMEGAVG, from the coding sequence ATGACCGAGCAGATCGTTCAGCCCCTGACCCAGGAGGAGCAGCTCGCCGCCCTCGGTCGCTACGAGTACGGCTGGGCCGACCCCGACGTCGCCGGGGCCGCCGCCCAGCGCGGCCTCAGCGAGGTGGTGGTGCGGGACATCTCGGCGAAGAAGAACGAGCCCGCCTGGATGCTCGACCTGCGACTGAAGGGCCTGCGGCTGTTCGGCCGCAAGCCGATGCCGGCGTGGGGGGCCGACCTCACCGGGATCGACTTCGACAACATCAAGTACTTCGTCCGCTCCACGGAGAAGCAGGCCACCAGCTGGGAGGACCTGCCCGAGGACATCAAGAACACCTACGACCGGCTGGGCATCCCCGAGGCGGAGAAGCAGCGGCTGGTCGCCGGCGTCGCGGCGCAGTACGAGTCCGAGGTCGTCTACCACAAGATCCGCGAGGACCTGGAGGAGCAGGGCGTCGTCTTCCTCGACACCGACACCGCCCTCAAGGAGCACGAGGACATCTTCAAGGAATACTTCGGCACCGTGATCCCGGTCGGCGACAACAAGTTCGCCGCGCTGAACACGTCCGTGTGGTCCGGCGGCTCGTTCATCTACGTGCCGAAGGGCGTGCACGTGGAGATCCCGCTGCAGGCGTACTTCCGGATCAACACCGAGAACATGGGCCAGTTCGAGCGGACCCTGATCATCGTCGACGAGGGCGCGTACGTGCACTACGTCGAGGGCTGCACCGCGCCGCTCTACTCGTCCGACTCGCTGCACAGCGCGGTCGTGGAGATCATCGTCAAGAAGAACGCGCGCTGCCGCTACACGACCATCCAGAACTGGTCGAACAACGTCTACAACCTGGTCACCAAGCGCGCCGTGTGCCACGAGGGCGCGACGATGGAGTGGGTCGACGGCAACATCGGCTCCAAGGTCACCATGAAGTACCCGGCGGTCTACATGACCGGCGAGCACGCCAAGGGCGAGGTGCTCTCGGTGGCCATGGCCGGCGAGGGCCAGCACCAGGACGCGGGCGCGAAGATGGTGCACGCCGCCCCGCACACCTCTTCGACCATCGTGTCGAAGTCGATCGCCCGGGGCGGCGGCCGCACCTCGTACCGGGGCCTGGTGCAGGTGCTGGAGGGCTCGCACAGCAGCCGCAGCACGGTCAAGTGCGACGCGCTGCTGGTCGACACCATCTCCCGCTCCGACACCTACCCGTACGTCGACATCCGCGAGGACGACGTGTCGATGGGGCACGAGGCGACCGTCTCCAAGATCAGCGACGACCAGCTCTTCTACCTGATGAGCCGGGGCCTGAGCGAGGACGAGGCGATGGCGATGATCGTCCGTGGCTTCATCGAGCCGATCGCCAAGGAACTCCCGATGGAGTACGCCCTGGAGCTCAACCGCCTGATCGAGCTCCAGATGGAGGGCGCGGTCGGCTGA
- the sufD gene encoding Fe-S cluster assembly protein SufD produces the protein MTTQASAPPSTKSQALRSYDVADFPALTGLEEEWRFTPLKRLRGLVGGDAQAATGVVRHEHGDLPAGVTVSRAGSDDPRVGSVLTPVDRVSALAYGGAGQALLVEVAREAVVAEPVRLRVVGDSAEGLAFGHTFVEVGRFAEVTLVLEHAGSATLADNVEVSVADGAKLTLVTVADWAADAVQAQHLKIRLGRDAKAVHVQVTLGGDLVRQYTSVEYTGRGGEAELYGLYFADGGQHLEHRQLVDHNVPDCRSYVGYRGALQGADAHTVWVGDVLIGAGATGTETYEINRNLLLSDGARADSVPNLEIETGEIAGAGHASATGRFDDEQLFYLMARGIPESEARRLVVRGFFAEMINKIPVEELRDRLGDAIEARLASGRSELASPALASEDVAAKAGS, from the coding sequence ATGACTACCCAGGCTTCCGCGCCGCCCAGCACCAAGTCGCAGGCGCTCCGCTCGTACGACGTCGCCGACTTCCCGGCCCTCACGGGCCTGGAGGAGGAGTGGCGCTTCACCCCGCTCAAGCGTCTGCGCGGCCTGGTCGGCGGCGACGCGCAGGCCGCCACCGGCGTCGTCCGGCACGAGCACGGCGACCTGCCGGCCGGGGTCACCGTCTCCCGGGCCGGCTCCGACGACCCCCGGGTGGGCAGCGTGCTCACCCCGGTCGACCGGGTCAGCGCCCTGGCGTACGGCGGTGCCGGGCAGGCGTTGCTGGTCGAGGTGGCCCGCGAGGCGGTCGTCGCCGAGCCGGTGCGCCTGCGGGTGGTCGGCGACTCCGCCGAGGGGCTCGCGTTCGGGCACACCTTCGTCGAGGTGGGCCGGTTCGCCGAGGTGACCCTCGTGCTGGAGCACGCCGGCTCGGCCACACTGGCCGACAACGTCGAGGTGTCGGTGGCCGACGGCGCGAAGCTGACCCTGGTCACCGTGGCCGACTGGGCCGCCGACGCCGTGCAGGCCCAGCACCTGAAGATCCGACTGGGTCGGGACGCCAAGGCCGTGCACGTGCAGGTCACCCTCGGCGGCGACCTGGTCCGGCAGTACACCTCGGTGGAGTACACGGGCCGGGGCGGCGAGGCCGAGCTGTACGGGCTCTACTTCGCCGACGGCGGTCAGCACCTGGAGCACCGCCAACTCGTCGACCACAACGTGCCCGACTGCCGCAGCTACGTCGGCTACCGGGGCGCGTTGCAGGGCGCCGACGCGCACACCGTCTGGGTGGGCGACGTGCTGATCGGCGCCGGGGCGACCGGCACCGAGACGTACGAGATCAACCGCAACCTGCTGCTCAGCGACGGCGCCCGGGCCGACTCGGTGCCCAACCTGGAGATCGAGACCGGCGAGATCGCCGGTGCCGGGCACGCGAGCGCGACCGGCCGGTTCGACGACGAGCAGCTGTTCTACCTGATGGCGCGCGGCATCCCGGAGAGCGAGGCCCGCCGCCTCGTCGTCCGCGGCTTCTTCGCCGAGATGATCAACAAGATCCCCGTCGAGGAGCTGCGCGACCGCCTCGGCGACGCCATCGAGGCCCGGCTGGCGAGCGGGAGGAGTGAGCTTGCGAGCCCCGCACTCGCGAGCGAAGACGTCGCTGCGAAGGCGGGCTCCTGA
- a CDS encoding non-heme iron oxygenase ferredoxin subunit, protein MIRICAADDVPEGTVVSADVNGTPIALVHGTDGEFYAAYDECSHAAVALSEGEVEGCTLECWLHGSRFDLRTGEPTGLPATEPVPVYAVEVRDGDIYLPVGADGRPTPSNGVTR, encoded by the coding sequence ATGATCAGGATCTGCGCGGCCGACGACGTGCCGGAGGGCACCGTGGTCAGCGCCGACGTCAACGGCACCCCGATCGCCCTGGTGCACGGCACCGACGGCGAGTTCTACGCCGCCTACGACGAGTGCTCGCACGCCGCCGTGGCCCTCTCCGAGGGCGAGGTCGAGGGCTGCACGCTGGAGTGCTGGCTGCACGGCTCCCGGTTCGACCTGCGCACCGGCGAACCCACCGGGCTGCCCGCCACCGAGCCCGTTCCCGTCTACGCCGTCGAGGTCCGCGACGGCGACATCTACCTTCCCGTGGGCGCCGACGGCCGCCCGACGCCGAGCAATGGAGTGACCCGATAA
- the sufC gene encoding Fe-S cluster assembly ATPase SufC gives MSTLEIRDLKVSVKLPEGELKPILSGVDLTVRSGETHAIMGPNGSGKSTLAYSIAGHPKYEITGGSVTLDGVDVLAMSVDERARAGLFLAMQYPVEVPGVSVANFLRTAKTAIDGEAPKLRTWGGELRGAMQRLQMDPAFAQRNVNEGFSGGEKKRHEIVQLELLKPKVAILDETDSGLDVDALRVVSEGVNRVRDTGDTGLLLITHYTRILRYIKPDFVHVFVAGRIVEQGGPELADKLEDEGYERYVAGAGAARA, from the coding sequence ATGAGCACCCTGGAGATCCGCGACCTGAAGGTGTCGGTCAAGCTGCCCGAGGGTGAGCTCAAGCCGATCCTGTCCGGCGTCGACCTGACCGTGCGGTCGGGGGAGACCCACGCGATCATGGGCCCCAACGGCTCCGGCAAGTCCACCCTGGCCTACTCGATCGCCGGCCACCCGAAGTACGAGATCACCGGCGGCTCGGTGACCCTCGACGGCGTCGACGTGCTGGCGATGTCCGTCGACGAGCGGGCCCGCGCCGGCCTCTTCCTGGCCATGCAGTACCCGGTCGAGGTCCCCGGCGTGTCGGTGGCCAACTTCCTGCGCACCGCCAAGACCGCGATCGACGGCGAGGCGCCCAAGCTGCGCACCTGGGGCGGCGAGCTGCGCGGCGCGATGCAGCGCCTCCAGATGGACCCGGCCTTCGCCCAGCGCAACGTCAACGAGGGCTTCTCCGGCGGCGAGAAGAAGCGGCACGAGATCGTGCAGCTGGAGCTGCTCAAGCCGAAGGTGGCGATCCTCGACGAGACCGACTCCGGCCTCGACGTCGACGCGCTGCGCGTGGTCAGCGAGGGGGTCAACCGGGTCCGCGACACCGGGGACACCGGCCTGCTGCTGATCACCCACTACACCCGCATCCTGCGCTACATCAAGCCCGACTTCGTGCACGTCTTCGTCGCCGGCCGGATCGTCGAGCAGGGCGGCCCGGAGCTGGCCGACAAGCTCGAGGACGAGGGCTACGAGCGGTACGTCGCCGGGGCCGGCGCGGCGCGGGCCTGA